A window from Musa acuminata AAA Group cultivar baxijiao chromosome BXJ3-10, Cavendish_Baxijiao_AAA, whole genome shotgun sequence encodes these proteins:
- the LOC135651653 gene encoding putative clathrin assembly protein At1g03050, whose protein sequence is MLRTVSEIDLTNSGRMSAVLFVECSSRHPFRAEQLVFVQMPVNRPEMRTTWNPSKMDNKKSIRCDDLPTNGSPSTATYTPSFNSGFHGSQLVRILHLSSLPLQQREEPAMAPSRIRKALGAVKDQTSIGLAKVSSSATLSDLDVAIVKATRHNELPAKEKHILEILSLMCYSRAYVGACVSSLSRRLGKTRSWTVALKTLILIHRLLVEGDPAYEREIFFATRCGSRMLNMSHFRDSSGSDAWDFSAFVRTFALYLDERLDYRMHGRRKWRSSRSNIYEEEVDEETAAAAEAASSKASTPLKEMTTDHVFARTRHLQHMLERFLACRPTGAAKQNRVVHVALYPLVKESFQIYYDLSEIMNIFVDRFTDLEVPDCVSVHEIFSRHAKQLDELDLFYDWSKSAGICRCSEYPDVVRITPKKLEVIDEFIRDKATLGHAKRQPSPEPDPATPQDESQCEMDGIKALPPPAADAEGTKQELAVVVKVKDDSLEKKKEEEEAVDFLNLKEDAMTGEEHGEKLALALFDGGLSADAAPKWEAFVNDDPSDWETTLVQTASNLSGQKASFGGGLEMVLLDGMYAQAQAQAGVGHGYVVSGSASSVAGDPFAASLMVPPPSYVQMSDMEKQQRLLEEQQVWQQYAKVGMAKLQHPPPGAYGMMGGYARLH, encoded by the exons ATGCTCCGTACAGTATCTGAAATCGATCTGACTAATTCTGGTCGGATGAGTGCGGTGTTATTCGTTGAGTGCAGCTCGAGGCATCCATTTAGGGCAGAACAGCTGGTGTTTGTTCAAATGCCAGTGAACAGGCCGGAGATGCGGACCACATGGAACCCGTCAAAGATGGACAACAAGAAGAGCATCCGTTGCGATGATCTACCAACCAACGGTTCTCCTTCAACAGCCACCTATACCCCTTCCTTCAACAGCGGCTTCCACGGTTCTCAACTCGTACGAATCCTTCatctctcctctcttcctctgCAGCAGCGGGAAGAGCCGGCCATGGCGCCCAGCAGGATCCGGAAGGCGCTGGGGGCCGTAAAGGACCAGACGAGCATCGGGTTGGCGAAGGTGAGCAGCAGCGCCACGTTGTCGGACTTGGACGTGGCCATCGTGAAGGCGACGCGGCACAACGAACTGCCGGCGAAGGAGAAGCACATCCTCGAGATCCTGAGCCTGATGTGCTACTCCCGGGCCTACGTGGGGGCGTGCGTGTCGTCGCTGTCGCGGCGGCTGGGCAAGACCCGGAGCTGGACGGTGGCCCTCAAGACACTCATCCTCATCCACCGTCTGCTCGTGGAGGGCGACCCCGCCTACGAGCGGGAGATCTTCTTCGCCACCCGTTGCGGCTCCCGGATGCTCAACATGTCCCACTTCAGGGACTCCTCCGGCTCCGACGCCTGGGACTTCTCGGCCTTCGTGAGGACGTTCGCGCTCTACTTGGACGAGCGGTTGGACTACAGGATGCACGGCCGCCGCAAGTGGCGCAGCAGCAGGAGCAACATCTACGAGGAGGAGGTCGACGAGGAGACCGCTGCTGCCGCTGAGGCGGCGTCCTCGAAGGCTAGCACGCCACTGAAGGAAATGACGACCGACCACGTCTTCGCCAGGACGCGCCACCTGCAGCACATGTTGGAGCGCTTCCTCGCATGCCGGCCCACAG GTGCGGCGAAGCAAAACCGCGTGGTGCACGTCGCGCTTTACCCCCTGGTGAAGGAGAGCTTCCAAATCTACTACGACCTCTCCGAGATCATGAACATCTTCGTCGACCGCTTCACGGACCTCGAAGTCCCCGACTGCGTCAGCGTCCATGAGATCTTCTCCCGCCACGCCAAGCAGCTTGACGAGCTCGATCTCTTCTACGATTGGTCGAAGTCCGCCGGCATCTGTCGCTGCTCCGAGTACCCCGACGTCGTGCGTATCACCCCCAAGAAGCTCGAGGTAATCGACGAGTTCATCCGCGACAAGGCCACCCTCGGCCACGCCAAGCGGCAGCCCAGCCCGGAGCCGGACCCTGCGACGCCTCAGGACGAGTCCCAGTGCGAGATGGATGGCATCAAAGCGTTGCCCCCGCCGGCGGCCGACGCCGAGGGCACGAAGCAGGAGCTTGCGGTCGTTGTCAAGGTCAAGGATGACTCCttagagaagaagaaggaagaggaggaggcggtggACTTCTTGAACTTGAAGGAAGACGCGATGACGGGAGAAGAGCACGGGGAGAAGCTGGCGCTGGCGTTGTTCGACGGCGGCCTGTCAGCGGACGCAGCGCCTAAATGGGAGGCGTTCGTGAACGACGACCCGTCCGACTGGGAGACGACGCTGGTGCAGACGGCAAGCAATCTGTCGGGCCAGAAAGCGTCGTTCGGCGGCGGCCTCGAGATGGTGTTACTCGACGGGATGTACGCGCAGGCGCAGGCGCAGGCCGGGGTGGGGCACGGGTACGTCGTCAGCGGGAGCGCGAGCAGTGTCGCGGGCGACCCGTTCGCGGCATCGTTGATGGTGCCGCCGCCGTCCTACGTGCAGATGTCGGACATGGAGAAGCAGCAGCGGCTGCTCGAGGAGCAGCAGGTGTGGCAACAATATGCCAAGGTTGGGATGGCCAAGCTGCAGCATCCTCCTCCCGGTGCATACGGTATGATGGGTGGATATGCTCgtctgcattga
- the LOC135650848 gene encoding probable pectinesterase/pectinesterase inhibitor 51 produces the protein MASSLVPLLLLLLLLLSTSSDAVHGRQHHRHSPIPSPKADAAPTASPAIRQACCATRSPDLCQSTLSHLSPSLPANPSALDLVLGAISAASNGLQTARANAQAILNASASNFNRTNAARNCLDFLSLSNHRLAAASLAVPAGALADARAFAGAAELYQYDCWSALKYVNDTQQVVDAMAFLANLANVTGGATAMVAALQRYGANISLWAPPQTERDGYWPDATVASPSGEAARKEFPRPGTPPDATVCKEGGCQFGSVQAAVDAAPEHSTGRYVIYIKEGVYEETVRVPFVKTNLVFIGDGMGKTVITGSLNADTVGVSTYNSATVGVSGDGFMARNLTFANTAGPDKHQAVAFRSDSDLSVLESVEFLGHQDTLYAHSLRQFYKSCRIAGTVDFIFGNSATVFHDCLIFVLPRQLNPEHGESNTVTAHGRTDPAQSTGFVFDHCAINGSDEYLALYRSKPDVHRVYLGRPWKEYSRTVFIDCNLAEIVRPEGWETWNGSVDFALQTLFYGEFGSSGPGANVTARVPWSSQIPAEHLGAYSVENFIQGDQWIPFDL, from the exons ATGGCTTCCTCTCTCGTcccgctgctcctcctcctcctcctcctcctctccacctccTCCGACGCCGTCCACGGCCGTCAACACCACAGGCACTCCCCCATCCCCAGCCCCAAGGCGGATGCCGCACCCACCGCCTCACCCGCGATCCGCCAGGCTTGCTGCGCCACCCGCTCCCCGGACCTCTGCCAGTCGACCCTCTCCCACCTCTCCCCCTCCCTCCCCGCCAACCCCTCCGCCCTCGACCTCGTCCTCGGCGCCATCTCCGCTGCATCAAACGGCCTCCAGACCGCCCGGGCCAACGCCCAGGCCATCCTCAACGCCTCCGCCTCCAACTTCAACCGCACCAACGCTGCGCGCAACTGCCTCgacttcctctccctctccaaccACCGCCTCGCAGCCGCCTCCTTGGCGGTCCCCGCTGGCGCCCTCGCCGACGCCCGCGCCTTTGCCGGCGCCGCGGAGCTCTACCAGTACGATTGTTGGTCCGCCCTCAAGTACGTCAACGATACCCAACAGGTGGTGGACGCCATGGCCTTCCTCGCCAACCTCGCGAACGTCACCGGCGGCGCCACCGCCATGGTGGCCGCCCTGCAGCGCTACGGCGCCAACATCTCGCTCTGGGCCCCGCCGCAGACCGAGAGGGACGGGTACTGGCCGGACGCCACCGTGGCGTCACCAAGCGGAGAGGCCGCCCGGAAGGAGTTCCCACGGCCGGGGACACCGCCGGACGCAACGGTCTGCAAGGAGGGCGGATGCCAGTTTGGATCGGTTCAGGCGGCGGTCGACGCTGCGCCGGAGCACAGCACCGGCCGGTACGTGATCTACATAAAGGAAGGGGTGTACGAGGAGACGGTCCGGGTGCCGTTCGTGAAGACGAACCTGGTGTTTATCGGGGACGGCATGGGCAAAACGGTCATTACGGGCTCCCTCAACGCCGACACCGTCGGCGTCTCCACCTACAACTCGGCCACCGTCG GCGTGAGTGGAGATGGCTTCATGGCCCGGAACCTGACCTTCGCCAACACCGCCGGGCCGGACAAGCACCAGGCCGTGGCCTTCCGCTCCGACAGCGACCTCTCCGTGCTCGAGTCGGTGGAGTTCCTCGGCCACCAGGACACCCTCTACGCCCACTCCCTCCGCCAGTTCTACAAATCCTGCCGCATCGCCGGCACCGTCGACTTCATCTTCGGCAACTCCGCCACCGTCTTCCACGACTGCCTCATCTTCGTCCTCCCCCGCCAGCTCAACCCCGAGCACGGCGAGTCCAACACCGTCACCGCGCACGGCCGCACCGACCCCGCCCAGTCGACCGGCTTCGTGTTCGACCACTGCGCCATCAACGGGAGCGACGAGTACCTCGCGCTCTACCGCTCGAAGCCCGACGTCCACCGCGTGTACCTCGGGAGGCCATGGAAGGAGTACTCGAGGACGGTGTTCATCGACTGCAACTTGGCGGAGATCGTGAGGCCGGAGGGCTGGGAGACATGGAACGGTAGCGTTGACTTCGCGCTGCAGACGCTGTTCTACGGAGAGTTCGGAAGCTCTGGTCCCGGAGCTAATGTGACCGCAAGAGTGCCATGGAGCAGCCAGATCCCGGCGGAGCATTTAGGAGCCTACTCCGTGGAGAACTTTATTCAGGGGGATCAATGGATTCCCTTTGATCTATAG
- the LOC103999979 gene encoding NAC domain-containing protein 53 — protein MAKAFLPPGFRFHPTDVELVWYYLKRKIMGKPFHFEAIAEVELYKFAPWDLPDKSQLRSKDLEWYFFCPRDKKYPNGSRTNRATGIGYWKATGRDRYVIHNSQTVGMKKTLVFYEGKPPKGKRTDWVMYEYRLLNRQLVEAGFSQEAYVLCKIFQKSGPGPKIGERYCAPFNEEDWEDDTITENSFPLPSVSCPNPEPLVNQTILLDPLSQQPVASSHVEVPSDPDLLDADGIWLAEVAEILNSSPHIEAAGDTYMMSDLAILDMNVNDASAVDPEGIYDEFGNLSSHAMNSGNINHPENVLCETALLPMLSELGSEQYVELNDFCFTRDNDFTASIMPNVPFVQHASAHCSTFQNQSPMADLISYFDNDVVQSSPCST, from the exons atggCGAAGGCCTTCCTCCCACCGGGCTTCCGTTTTCACCCAACTGATGTTGAACTTGTTTGGTACTACTTGAAGAGAAAAATAATGGGAAAGCCTTTTCATTTCGAAGCTATTGCAGAAGTTGAACTGTACAAATTTGCCCCTTGGGATCTTCCAG ACAAATCTCAGTTGCGTAGTAAAGATCTTGAGTGGTACTTCTTTTGCCCTCGAGATAAAAAATATCCTAATGGCTCTAGAACAAATCGTGCAACTGGTATTGGTTACTGGAAGGCTACTGGAAGGGATAGATATGTGATTCATAATTCTCAGACTGTTGGGATGAAGAAGACTCTAGTTTTTTATGAAGGGAAGCCTCCAAAAGGCAAAAGGACTGACTGGGTGATGTATGAGTACAGGCTATTAAATCGGCAATTGGTTGAGGCTGGATTCTCACAG GAAGCATATGTTCTCTGCAAAATTTTTCAAAAAAGTGGTCCAGGTCCTAAAATTGGGGAGCGATATTGTGCTCCATTTAATGAAGAGGATTGGGAGGATGACACAATCACTGAGAATTCTTTTCCTCTTCCTTCTGTGTCTTGCCCAAATCCGGAACCATTAGTCAATCAGACTATACTGTTGGATCCTCTTAGTCAGCAACCTGTGGCCTCCAGTCATGTTGAGGTGCCTTCTGATCCTGATCTTCTTGATGCTGATGGAATATGGCTGGCCGAGGTGGCAGAGATTCTTAATAGCTCTCCACACATAGAGGCTGCTGGTGACACATACATG ATGTCTGACTTGGCCATTCTTGATATGAATGTTAACGATGCCTCTGCAGTGGATCCTGAAGGAATTTATGATGAATTTGGGAACCTCTCTTCTCATGCAATGAATTCTGGCAATATCAATCACCCTGAGAATGTTCTCTGCGAAACTGCCTTGCTTCCTATGTTATCAGAACTCGGTAGTGAACAATATGTGGAGCTGAATGATTTTTGCTTTACTAGGGATAACGACTTCACTGCATCCATCATGCCAAATGTTCCATTTGTTCAGCATGCATCAGCTCATTGTTCCACATTTCAGAACCAAAGTCCCATGGCCGATCTTATCTCTTACTTTGACAATGATGTTGTACAATCCTCTCCTTGCAGTACCTGA
- the LOC135651252 gene encoding putative UDP-glucuronate:xylan alpha-glucuronosyltransferase 3 produces the protein MKGLIVACHGSTETRYRSAGADDDTGKRKPPKYKVLREDKYKLLFSERSSSCKFESLKLALFIITCCTVLTLAFCPMIHKERVLSRSGSRSLFVDVARMWQTMLADPRYVSNLDVVWDQIPSFLKDVNADGGSPRIGLLNFNSTEARLWRQTLPQAEVSSVHLDYAETSITWKVLYPEWIDEQEENEVPACPSLPEPEIEEGSRFDLVAVKLPCDRSGSWSRDVARLHLQLAAAKIAAASAAGHSQVHVLIVTDCMPIPNLFTCKNLVQHEGNLWLYKPDSATLEEKLRLPIGSCELAIPFEAKVRMYTEFGRREAYVTILHSAKQYVCGAIAAARSIRLAGSARDLVILVDEAVSEQDRNGLEAAGWKVRVIERIRNPKAKRDAYNEWNYSKFRLWQLTDYDKVIFIDADLLVLRNIDFLFAMPEISAIGNNGSLFNSGVMVIEPSNCTFQLLMDHIDDITSYNGGDQGYLNEIFTWWHRTPRHTNFLKHFWVGDSEERKKKKDGTFGADPPVLYVIHYLGLKPWLCFRDYDCNWNSQKFWGFASDAAHATWWRVHDTLPEDLQNLCLLSTKRKAFLEYNRRKAEKANYPDGHWRRNITDPRSEICSEAFCNWESMLLHWGEKMPSNNSHASVGGTAAAPSS, from the exons ATGAAAGGCCTCATCGTTGCATGTCATGGTTCCACCGAGACCCGGTATCGATCGGCCGGAGCAGA CGATGACACAGGCAAAAGAAAGCCTCCAAAGTACAAAGTTCTCAGGGAAGACAAGTACAAGCTCCTATTTTCGGAGAGGAGCTCAAGCTGCAAGTTCGAGTCCTTGAAACTTGCCCTGTTCATCATTACGTGTTGCACGGTCTTAACGCTTGCTTTCTGTCCGATGATCCACAAAGAGCGAGTCTTGTCGCGATCTGGTTCGAG GTCTCTGTTCGTGGACGTCGCGCGGATGTGGCAAACGATGCTCGCTGATCCTCGATACGTATCAAATTTGGATGTTGTCTGGGACCAAATACCGAGCTTTCTCAAAGATGTAAATGCCGACGGAGGAAGTCCCAGGATCGGATTGCTCAATTTCAACTCCACCGAAGCTAGATTATGGAGGCAGACACTGCCACAAGCGGAGGTTTCCTCAGTTCATCTGGACTATGCTGAAACAAGCATCACCTGGAAGGTTCTCTATCCCGAGTGGATCGACGAGCAAGAAGAAAACGAAGTGCCCGCTTGCCCATCCCTCCCTGAGCCCGAGATCGAGGAAGGAtcaagatttgatcttgtcgCCGTCAAGCTACCTTGCGATAGGTCCGGCAGCTGGTCCAGGGATGTCGCCAGGTTACATCTGCAGCTCGCAGCGGCCAAGATCGCTGCAGCTTCTGCAGCAGGACACTCGCAGGTTCATGTGCTCATCGTTACCGACTGCATGCCGATCCCGAACCTGTTTACCTGCAAAAACCTTGTCCAGCACGAAGGAAATCTTTGGCTGTACAAGCCCGATTCAGCGACATTGGAGGAGAAGCTTCGGCTTCCGATCGGGTCATGCGAGCTCGCGATCCCCTTTGAAGCGAAAG TGCGGATGTACACGGAGTTCGGACGACGAGAAGCTTACGTTACGATCCTGCACTCGGCGAAACAGTACGTGTGTGGCGCCATTGCAGCGGCCAGAAGCATTCGTCTAGCGGGATCAGCGAGGGACCTTGTGATACTCGTCGACGAAGCCGTAAGCGAACAAGATCGAAACGGCCTCGAGGCGGCCGGGTGGAAGGTGAGAGTGATCGAGAGGATCCGAAACCCCAAGGCGAAGCGCGACGCCTACAACGAGTGGAACTACAGCAAGTTCCGGCTGTGGCAGCTCACGGACTACGACAAGGTTATATTCATCGACGCCGACCTGCTCGTGCTCAGGAACATCGATTTCCTCTTCGCCATGCCGGAGATCAGCGCGATAGGGAACAACGGGAGCCTGTTCAACTCGGGCGTGATGGTCATCGAGCCCTCGAACTGCACGTTCCAGTTGCTGATGGATCACATCGACGACATCACCTCCTACAACGGCGGCGACCAGGGGTACCTGAACGAGATCTTCACGTGGTGGCACCGCACCCCGAGGCACACCAACTTCCTGAAGCACTTCTGGGTCGGGGAttcggaggagaggaagaagaagaaggacggCACGTTCGGAGCTGATCCCCCGGTGCTGTACGTGATTCACTACCTGGGGCTGAAGCCGTGGCTGTGCTTCCGGGACTACGACTGCAACTGGAACTCGCAGAAGTTTTGGGGCTTCGCCAGCGACGCGGCGCACGCGACATGGTGGAGAGTGCACGACACGTTGCCGGAAGACCTGCAGAACCTGTGTCTGCTGTCGACCAAGAGGAAGGCTTTCTTGGAGTATAACAGGAGGAAGGCCGAGAAGGCCAACTACCCCGACGGACATTGGAGGCGGAACATTACCGACCCAAGATCGGAGATATGCTCTGAGGCGTTCTGCAACTGGGAGAGCATGCTGTTGCACTGGGGCGAGAAGATGCCGTCCAACAACAGCCATGCAAGTGTGGGTGGCACTGCAGCTGCGCCTAGCTCATGA